A DNA window from Drosophila virilis strain 15010-1051.87 chromosome 4, Dvir_AGI_RSII-ME, whole genome shotgun sequence contains the following coding sequences:
- the Tps1 gene encoding uncharacterized protein Tps1 — protein MPDTEIIVTNAGEPSTKASLIVVSNRLPFVLIRNPKTKELERRASAGGLVTAVCPVVIKGGGLWVGWSGIHLEDPNEAIPESNPYDQTPTAGLKSDQVVSVNIDAKIFDSYYNGCCNKIFWPLFHSMPGRANFGGEHWLDYVTVNKFFAVRTIEALEKCLAKNNGSEKNPPIVWIHDYHLMLAANWVREHAEEKNLPCRLAFFLHIPFPPWDIFRLLPWSDEILQGMLGCDLVGFHIQDYCLNFVDCCQRNLGCRVDRNNLLVEHGGRTVRIRPLPIGIPYERFVNLAQNAPKVLKTSKQQIILGVDRLDYTKGLVHRLMAFEALLLKYPQHKEKVSLLQISVPSRTDVKEYRELKEEVDQLVGRINGRFTTANWAPIRYIYDYVSQDELAALYRDAAVCLVTPLRDGMNLVAKEFVACQINEVPGVLVISPFAGAGEMMHEALLCNPYEVNEAAEVIHRALTMPEDERVLRMARLRRREAECDVSHWMRCFLKAVGALEMDDVGTTIMQPVSVDDFDDYLLKYIGYNHKLALLLDYDGTLAPIAPHPDLATLSPEIKNVLFKLSNHSDVYVAVISGRNVDNVKKMVGIEGITYAGNHGLEILHPDGSKFVHPMPIEYEDKVSLLLKALQDSVCRDGAWVENKGSLLTFHYRETPTHLRPDMVDKARSLIEKYGFRATEAHCALEARPPVQWNKGRASIYILRTSFGVDWNERIKIIYVGDDNTDEDAMVALKGMARTFRVTSSDIVKTAADHRLPSTDSVYTLLKWVERHFMGRKARANSLTYRPTKGDGVQMQMSLEVATSANSLDV, from the exons atgcccGACACGGAGATCATTGTGACCAATGCCGGGGAACCATCGACCAAGGCCAGCCTGATCGTTGTCTCCAACCGTTTGCCCTTTGTCCTGATACGCAATCCCAAAACCAAGGAGCTCGAACGCAGAGCCAG CGCCGGCGGTCTTGTTACGGCCGTCTGTCCGGTTGTGATCAAGGGCGGCGGCTTGTGGGTGGGCTGGTCGGGCATACATCTGGAGGATCCCAATGAGGCCATACCGGAATCGAATCCGTACGATCAAACGCCGACGGCTGGCCTGAAGTCCGATCAAGTGGTTTCGGTTAACATCGATGCAAAGATCTTTGATAGCTACTACAACGGCTGCTGCAACAAGATCTTCTGGCCGCTCTTCCACTCGATGCCGGGCCGCGCCAACTTTGGCGGCGAGCACTGGCTGGACTATGTGACCGTGAACAAGTTTTTTGCGGTGCGCACCATCGAGGCGCTGGAGAAGTGCCTGGCGAAGAACAATGGCAGCGAAAAGAATCCGCCAATTGTTTGGATACACGACTACCATCTGATGCTGGCGGCCAATTGGGTGCGTGAGCATGCCGAGGAGAAGAACCTGCCGTGTCGTTTGGCCTTCTTTCTGCACATACCCTTTCCGCCGTGGGACATCTTCCGGCTGCTGCCCTGGTCCGATGAGATACTGCAGGGCATGCTCGGCTGCGATCTGGTTGGCTTCCATATACAGGATTATTGCCTGAACTTTGTCGACTGCTGTCAACGCAATCTGGGCTGTCGTGTGGATCGCAACAATCTGCTGGTGGAGCACGGCGGACGCACGGTGCGTATCCGGCCGCTGCCCATTGGCATTCCGTACGAGCGTTTCGTGAATCTTGCCCAGAATGCGCCCAAGGTGCTGAAAACGTCGAAGCAACAGATCATTCTCGGCGTCGACCGACTGGACTATACGAAGGGTCTGGTGCACCGCCTGATGGCGTTCGAGGCGCTGCTGCTCAAGTATCCGCAGCACAAGGAGAAGGTCAGCCTGCTGCAAATCTCGGTGCCATCGCGCACCGATGTCAAGGAGTACCGTGAGCTCAAGGAGGAGGTCGATCAGTTGGTGGGACGCATCAATGGACGCTTCACCACCGCCAATTGGGCGCCCATACGCTATATCTACGACTATGTGAGTCAGGATGAGCTGGCCGCCCTCTATCGAGATGCAGCCGTTTGCCTGGTGACGCCGCTGCGCGATGGCATGAATCTGGTGGCCAAGGAGTTTGTCGCCTGCCAGATAAATGAGGTGCCCGGGGTGCTGGTAATTTCACCATTTGCCGGCGCCGGCGAAATGATGCACGAGGCGCTGCTCTGCAATCCGTACGAGGTGAACGAGGCCGCCGAGGTAATACATCGTGCTCTGACCATGCCCGAGGATGAGCGTGTGCTGCGCATGGCACGTCTGCGTCGTCGCGAGGCCGAATGCGATGTTAGCCATTGGATGCGCTGCTTCCTGAAGGCGGTCGGCGCCCTCGAGATGGACGATGTGGGCACCACCATTATGCAGCCGGTTTCCGTGGATGACTTTGATGACTACTTACTCAA ATACATCGGTTATAATCACAAGCTGGCCTTGTTGCTGGACTATGATGGCACTCTGGCGCCAATTGCACCGCATCCGGATTTGGCCACGCTATCGCCCGAGATTAAGAACGTTCTCTTTAAGCTCTCCAATCACTCGGATGTCTATGTGGCCGTCATTTCGGGTCGTAATGTCGATAATGTTAAGAAAATGGTCGGCATCGAGGGCATCACCTATGCGGGTAATCATGGTCTGGAAATTCTGCATCCCGATGGCAGCAAGTTTGTGCATCCCATGCCCATTGAGTACGAGGATAAGGTCAGTCTGTTGCTCAAGGCGCTGCAGGATTCGGTGTGCCGCGACGGCGCCTGGGTGGAGAACAAGGGTTCACTGCTGACATTCCATTATCGTGAGACACCCACACATCTGCGTCCCGATATGGTTGACAAAGCGCGCAGCCTGATCGAAAAGTACGGCTTCAGGGCAACGGAGGCGCATTGCGCGCTCGAGGCGCGTCCGCCGGTACAATGGAACAAGGGTCGCGCCTCCATTTACATATTGCGCACATCCTTTGGCGTTGACTGGAACGAACGCATCAAGATCATCTATGTGGGCGACGATAACACCGATGAGGATGCCATGGTG GCACTGAAGGGTATGGCGCGCACGTTCCGCGTCACCTCCTCGGATATTGTGAAGACCGCTGCCGATCATCGCTTGCCATCGACTGACTCCGTTTACACGCTGCTCAAGTGGGTGGAACGGCATTTTATGGGCCGCAAGGCGCGCGCCAATTCGTTGACTTATCGCCCCACCAAGGGCGATGGCGTCCAAATGCAAATGTCCCTCGAGGTGGCCACGTCAGCCAACAGCCTGGACGTGTAG
- the Psf2 gene encoding probable DNA replication complex GINS protein PSF2, with amino-acid sequence MDPSIIEFIGEKSMISIIPNFSNEPLHLIYGSVGPFRAGFPVYVPLWLATHLRKQQKCRIVPPEWMDLETLEEIKEEEKRSKFFTKMPSEHYMVVAQLVMSTAPDDVPRCEELRTIIKDIFDIRESKLRTSIDAFIKGEGTYAKLDNLTLLEIHSVRPILPYSLDHIARYQRIATASQRDTSMLGLSTTGGGGVSGSGSGSATVTGSMSNSFFTQ; translated from the exons atggaTCCTTCAATTATTGAGTTTATTGGCGAGAAATCGATGATTAGCATAATACCCAATTTCTCCAATGAACCGCTTCATCTAATTTATGGCTCTGTGGGTCCATTTCGCGCCGGCTTTCCTGTGTATGTGCCGCTCTGGCTGGCGACGCACTTGCGAAAGCAACAAAAGTGCCGCATTGTGCCGCCGGAATGGATGGATCTTGAAACGCTGGAGGAGATTAAGGAGGAGGAGAAGCGTTCCAA ATTCTTCACAAAGATGCCCAGCGAGCATTACATGGTGGTGGCCCAGCTGGTCATGAGCACGGCACCAGATGATGTGCCGCGTTGCGAGGAGTTGCGCACAATTATCAAGGACATTTTCGACATACGCGAATCAAAGCTGCGCACCTCGATCGATGCCTTCATTAAAGGCGAGGGCACCTACGCCAAACTGGACAATCTGACGCTGCTGGAGATACACAGTGTGCGCCCAATTCTGCCCTATTCCCTGGATCACATAGCGCGCTATCAAAGAATTGCCACCGCATCGCAGCGGGATACTTCCATGCTGGGATTGAGCACAacgggcggcggcggcgtctccggctccggctccggctcagCCACGGTCACGGGCTCCATGAGCAATTCCTTTTTCACGCAGTAA
- the LOC6635701 gene encoding uncharacterized protein has protein sequence MEDEVIVIGPKKAPKPIKIYKCSKCSYQTNRAYNVQRHLVNHYEKPPKELQHICPYAGCSFSTLRWDNLNRHMQRLHGVKKTRTTITTSEDAAEAMPCEEDEEPAPSDEWEPMPSEEAEPMPSEEDLASVASVEYALDEEDLDSIADYDQASMPTDDEHAESIDQLTTNLNRESKIKKPSIGKPKRNYQKGKTKTYACNTCSYRTNRCYNIKRHIVKHMENPSDGVLLHVCIISGCKFVTPRWDNLCRHVKRIHPESVATAPHA, from the exons ATGGAAGATGAAGTGATAGTCATAGGTCCAAAGAAGGCGCCCAAGcctattaaaatatataaatgttccAAGTGCAGCTATCAGACAAATCGCGCCTACAATGTTCAGCGACATCTGGTTAATCATTATGAGAAACCGCCCAAGGAACTGCAGCACATCTGTCCATATGCGGGCTGCTCCTTCTCAACGTTGCGCTGGGATAATCTGAATCGACACATGCAACGACTACATGGTGTCAAAAAGACAAGAACGACAATAACCACAAGCGAGGATGCCGCCGAAGCAATGCCATGTGAAGAGGACGAGGAGCCAGCGCCAAGTGATGAGTGGGAACCGATGCCAAGTGAAGAGGCGGAACCGATGCCAAGTGAAGAGGATCTGGCATCTGTGGCAAGTGTAGAATATGCACTCGACGAAGAGGATCTGGACTCAATTGCAGATTATGACCAAGCATCAATGCCAACTGATGATGAGCATGCGGAATCAATTGATCAGCTTACAACTAATTTGAACAGGgaatccaaaataaaaaagcccAGCATTGGCAAGCCAAA AAGAAACTATCAGAAGGGCAAAACCAAAACGTATGCGTGCAACACCTGCAGCTATCGCACGAATCGCTGTTATAATATTAAGCGACACATTGTCAAGCATATGGAGAATCCCAGCGACGGTGTTCTCCTCCACGTCTGCATTATCTCTGGCTGCAAATTTGTTACCCCACGTTGGGATAACCTGTGCAGACACGTCAAAAGAATACATCCCGAATCGGTGGCAACAGCACCGCACGCATAA
- the Vps53 gene encoding vacuolar protein sorting-associated protein 53 homolog, with translation MSETVADATAVQVMGSNKIHFSKEVKQVIDKVLKTDEQDPMDAPDFNTVDYINQLFPNEQSLATIDETIQRMQCEVSLIDDNIRSVVRGQTNTGQDGQLALCEAQKVISSLFSHIIDVKTRAERTEEMVKEITRDIKQLDCAKRNLTSAITTLNHLHMLVGGIESLNELIERRSYGEILNPLQAITEVNQHFQQYSDIDEIKNLSQSVDKIQVTLAQQITEDFKEAFANKPSTQHRLGLNQLADACKVLSVLDAKVKKELLKWFIAQQLEEYMHLFHENQDIAWLDKIDKRYAWLKRHLLDFEDKYGSVFPLDWEVSERITVEFCRQTRQQLAQIMAKRTAEIDVRLLLFAINKTQAFEQLLSKRFTGVTLGATPAEQTRVLTLPAAAEASLTVTVFHDQIGQCFKPHLDIYIRSIDRNLSELLEKFIEMSKEPYKFAEAKTTVYPSSGDLFVFYKKCMVQCNQLSNEQPMYDLALVFKKYLREYAAKVLEGSTPKLVTSSTGSSIGKSVSLLTRDMQNLSTAAGQVFHNFLKEGDTQRFSRDDLVRICCVLTTGEYCLETVQQLEDKLKEKVTAAYVSKIDMSEEKDVFHRIISNCIQLLVQDLEAGCEASLQAMAKVQWQHISNVGDQSAFISSICGNFKQTVPAIRDTLASSRKYFTQFCHRFVAAFIPKFINVLYRCKLTLSDGSNNVLGCEQLLLDTHSLKTALLELPSVGSSVNRKAPTSYTKVVVKDMTRAEMIIKVVMTPVQPPAHFTQQVLKLLPDITIAEYQKILDMKAVKRVDQLQLIDLFKHTASAAAVSGLLEPTNSEEESLPVANEVPAPATEETETDAKTNSSSLDATTAPAAATNATPKRAFIFSVGSFTGSADKNADGSSQTGIRKLESLLKKRFP, from the exons ATGAGCGAGACTGTGGCAGATGCCACTGCCGTTCAAGTGATGGGCAGCAACAAGATACACTTTTCCAAGGAGGTGAAGCAGGTTATTGACAAG GTGCTGAAAACAGACGAACAGGATCCAATGGACGCACCAGATTTCAACACAGTGGATTACATTAATCAATTATTTCCCAATGAGCAATCGCTGGCCACAATCGATGAGACAATACAGCGCATGCAGTGTGAAGTCTCGCTGATTGATGACAATATACGGTCCGTGGTGCGCGGCCAGACGAACACGGGCCAGGATGGTCAACTGGCGCTGTGCGAGGCACAAAAGGTGATCAGTTCGCTGTTCAGTCACATTATCGATGTGAAAACCCGCGCCGAACGCACCGAGGAAATGGTCAAGGAAATCACGCGCGACATAAAGCAATTGGATTGCGCCAAGCGGAATCTGACCTCGGCCATAACCACGCTGAATCATCTGCATATGCTTGTGGGCGGCATTGAGAGCCTAAACGAGCTAATTGAACGGCGCTCCTATGGCGAGATTTTGAATCCACTGCAAGCCATCACTGAGGTGAATCAACATTTCCAGCAGTACTCGGACATTGACGAAATCAAG AATCTCTCTCAGAGTGTGGATAAAATTCAAGTAACGCTGGCTCAGCAAATAACAGAGGATTTCAAGGAGGCATTTGCCAACAAACCCTCCACGCAGCACAGATTGGGCTTAAATCAGCTGGCTGATGCGTGCAAAGTGTTGTCCGTGCTGGATGCCAAGGTGAAAAAGGAGCTGCTCAAGTGGTTCATAGCACAGCAGCTGGAGGAGTATATGCATTTGTTTCACGAGAATCAGGATATTGCCTGGCTGGATAAAATAGACAAACGCTATGCCTGGCTTAAACGACATCTGCTGGACTTTGAAGATAAATATGGCTCTGTGTTTCCGTTAGACTGGGAGGTCTCCGAGCGCATTACAGTCGAATTTTGTCGCCAGACACGCCAACAGCTGGCACAGATCATGGCCAAGCGCACCGCAGAGATTGATGTGCGTCTGCTATTGTTTGCTATTAACAAGACGCAAGCCTTTGAGCAGCTGCTCTCCAAGCGCTTCACGGGCGTCACCCTGGGCGCCACGCCCGCCGAACAGACTCGCGTCCTAACGCTGCCAGCTGCGGCAGAGGCATCGCTTACCGTGACCGTATTCCATGATCAAATTGGCCAGTGCTTTAAGCCCCATCTGGACATTTATATACGCAGTATTGATCGAAATTTATCGGAGTTGCTTGAGAAGTTCATTGAGATGTCCAAGGAACCGTACAAGTTTGCAGAGGCCAAGACAACAGTCTATCCCAGCTCGGGTGATCTATTTGTCTTCTACAAGAAATGCATGGTGCAGTGCAATCAGCTGAGCAATGAGCAGCCCATGTACGATCTGGCGCTGGTCTTCAAGAAATATCTGCGCGAATATGCCGCCAAGGTGCTCGAGGGTAGCACGCCCAAGCTGGTCACCAGCAGCACGGGCAGTTCCATCGGCAAAAGCGTCTCCCTGTTAACGCGCGACATGCAAAATCTGTCGACAGCCGCCGGTCAGGTGTTTCACAACTTTCTCAAGGAGGGCGACACACAGCGTTTCAGTCGCGACGATCTGGTGCGCATTTGCTGCGTCCTGACCACCGGCGAATATTGTCTGGAAACAGTGCAACAGCTGGAGGATAAACTCAAGGAGAAGGTTACCGCCGCCTATGTCAGCAAGATAGACATGAGCGAAGAGAAAGATGTCTTCCATCG CATCATTTCCAATTGCATACAGCTGCTCGTACAGGATCTGGAGGCAGGCTGTGAGGCCTCGCTGCAGGCAATGGCCAAGGTGCAGTGGCAGCACATCAGCAACGTGGGCGATCAGAGCGCGTTCATCAGCAGCATTTGCGGCAACTTTAAGCAAACGGTGCCCGCCATACGGGACACGCTCGCCAGTTCCCGCAAATATTTTACGCAATTCTGTCATCGTTTCGTGGCCGCGTTCATACCCAAGTTCATTAATGTGCTGTATCGCTGCAAACTGACGTTGTCGGATGGCTCCAATAATGTGCTCGGCTgtgagcagctgctgttggacACGCACTCGCTAAAGACGGCGCTGCTGGAGCTGCCGTCGGTGGGTTCGAGTGTCAATCGCAAGGCGCCCACCAGCTACACCAAGGTCGTGGTCAAGGATATGACCCGAGCGGAGATGATTATCAAGGTAGTGATGACGCCAGTGCAGCCGCCGGCGCATTTTACGCAGCAAGTGCTCAAACTGTTGCCGGACATAACCATAGCTGAGTATCAGAAAATCTTGGACATGAAGGCGGTCAAGCGTGTggatcagctgcagctgatcgATCTCTTCAAGCACACAGCCTCCGCGGCCGCAGTCAGCGGTCTTTTGGAGCCAACCAATAGCGAGGAGGAATCGCTGCCCGTTGCCAATGAGGTGCCTGCGCCAGCAACAGAGGAAACCGAAACAGATGCGAAAACCAATTCGTCGTCTCTAGATGCCACAACGGCGCCCGCAGCTGCAACGAATGCGACGCCCAAACGTGCATTCATCTTCAGCGTGGGCAGCTTTACGGGCAGCGCGGACAAGAATGCCGATGGCAGCTCCCAGACAGGTATACGCAAGCTGGAGAGTCTGCTCAAGAAACGTTTTCCCTAG
- the Traf4 gene encoding TNF receptor-associated factor 4 isoform X2 — protein sequence MVRSLAQWTKTLSFPSRLSPNRNSKDCSTLASPVPPPTPPRNKTKGHSHCATSRSTSSTVSSSHSSAASHNSPTPGNNNNNNNINNMPITELEQIIYPGPDPKQAIMGSLVFCIHHKQGCKWSDELRKLKGHLNTCKHDATQCPNKCGAQIPRIMMTDHLQYTCTMRRTRCEFCQSEFSGAGLEEHNGSCGQEPVYCEAKCGQRVLRGRMTLHKSKDCAKRLRRCAHCQREFSADTLQLHAAQCPRTPLACPQRCDAGPIARGELEAHLRDECQSLALACSFKEAGCRFKGPRQLLEAHLESSAAAHLSLMVALSTRQGQQIQMLKSAVSKLSINYTGTLLWKITDWSAKMNEARGKDGLELVSPPFYTSQYGYKLQASMFLNGNGPGENTHVSVYIKVLPGEYDALLKWPFSHSITFTLFEQGAQSGQGGVAESFVPDPTWENFQRPSNEPDQLGFGFPRFISHELLHSRPFIKSDTVFLRVKVDPSKIVAV from the exons ATGGTACGCAGCCTGGCACAGTGGACCAAAACGTTGAGTTTCCCCTCACGCCTGTCGCCCAATCGCAATTCCAAGGATTGCTCCACACTGGCCAGCCCGGTGCCGCCGCCAACGCCGCCGCGCAACAAGACCAAAGGTCACAGCCACTGTGCCACATCGCGCAGCACCTCCTCCACCGTGTCCTCGTCACATTCATCGGCCGCTTCGCACAATTCACCAACGCcgggcaacaataacaacaacaacaacatcaacaatatGCCCATCACGGAACTGGAACAGATC ATTTATCCCGGTCCAGATCCAAAACAGGCCATAATGGGCTCCCTGGTCTTTTGCATACACCACAAGCAGGGCTGCAAATGGTCCGATGAGCTGCGCAAGCTGAAGGGGCATCTGAACACGTGCAAGCACGATGCCACACAGTGCCCCAATAAATGCGGCGCACAGATACCGCGCATCATGATGACGGATCATTTGCAGTACACATGCACCATGCGGCGTACACGCTGCGAATTCTGCCAGAGCGAATTCTCGGGCGCCGGACTGGAGGAGCACAACGGCAGCTGCGGCCAGGAGCCGGTCTACTGTGAGGCCAAGTGCGGTCAGCGTGTGCTGCGCGGTCGCATGACACTGCACAAATCAAAGGACTGCGCCAAGCGTTTGCGTCGCTGCGCCCACTGCCAGCGCGAATTCTCGGCGGACACGCTGCAGCTGCACGCGGCCCAGTGTCCGCGCACCCCATTGGCCTGTCCGCAGCGCTGCGATGCGGGTCCGATAGCACGGGGCGAACTGGAGGCGCATCTGCGCGACGAATGCCAATCGCTGGCGCTGGCCTGCAGCTTTAAGGAGGCCGGCTGCCGCTTTAAGGGACCGCGCCAGCTGCTGGAGGCGCATCTGGAGAGCAGCGCCGCGGCGCATTTGTCGCTGATGGTGGCGCTGAGCACGCGCCAGGGTCAGCAAATACAAATGCTCAAGTCGGCGGTGTCAAAGCTGTCGATCAACTATACGGGCACGCTGCTCTGGAAGATAACCGACTGGTCGGCCAAGATGAACGAGGCACGCGGCAAGGATGGCCTCGAGCTGGTCTCGCCGCCATTCTATACCTCACAGTACGGCTATAAGCTGCAGGCGTCCATGTTTCTCAATGGCAATGGACCCGGCGAGAATACCCATGTCTCCGTATACATTAAGGTGCTGCCGGGCGAATATGATGCGCTGCTCAAGTGGCCCTTCTCCCACTCGATTACATTCACGCTGTTCGAGCAGGGCGCCCAGAGCGGCCAGGGCGGCGTTGCCGAATCATTTGTGCCCGATCCCACCTGGGAGAACTTCCAGCGGCCATCGAATGAGCCCGACCAGCTGGGCTTTGGCTTTCCACGCTTCATCTCGCACGAGCTGCTGCACAGCCGACCGTTCATCAAGAGCGATACAGTCTTTCTGCGCGTCAAGGTCGATCCCAGCAAGATTGTCGCCGTCTAA